A portion of the Bulleidia sp. zg-1006 genome contains these proteins:
- a CDS encoding YneF family protein — MPEFFSSLGMFLAGAVVSAIVTFFLTRRAFEKQLKENPPVNEKMIRAMFMQMGRKPSEAQIKAVMKTMKQ, encoded by the coding sequence ATGCCAGAATTTTTTAGTTCATTAGGGATGTTTTTAGCAGGGGCGGTCGTATCGGCTATCGTTACTTTTTTCTTAACAAGACGTGCATTTGAAAAGCAATTGAAAGAAAACCCACCTGTAAACGAAAAGATGATTCGTGCGATGTTTATGCAGATGGGTCGTAAACCAAGTGAGGCTCAAATCAAAGCGGTCATGAAAACTATGAAGCAATAA
- a CDS encoding metallophosphoesterase, producing MQIKIFHTNDIHSQFSFLENVFVYLQKHRTKNDFYLDAGDYTDISHKIVSADHGQMALELLSLCQPNVLTVGNNEADLGVHLKDLFKKFPYISANLSDELNQPLPHLPSSKLLKVLDKTILVIGLTPYYNEHLKENGYNNFMVMAHLKIQEPFACLRRVLDERKGQYDYCLLLSHSGYFVDEKILENFKEIDFILGGHSHQKICSNRYLQGGKGEFLDVLTLDVLEDGIHFLKSEQLVLADERSSSFDKQMNIYLNKADAILEKEMEVYDELIFDAFHSCELMRFLCDALWKDYGQDLAVMHHGIANHSLLRPVSQKSLLETFPSKLNPTMYEIKGKEILEAYYLSKVEDHIRQSGKGPGFRGNVLGTLSFSTNVEEKENCLFVNGEKILEERVYSIVTDDYLQRGTGYPSLKVADEICHYDNRFIRDVMEHHLMDKDLFCHIKNLKVH from the coding sequence GTGCAAATAAAGATATTTCATACAAATGATATTCATAGCCAATTTTCTTTTTTAGAGAATGTATTTGTGTATTTACAAAAACATAGAACAAAGAATGATTTCTACTTAGATGCTGGTGATTATACGGATATTAGTCATAAAATCGTAAGTGCTGATCATGGTCAAATGGCTTTGGAGTTATTATCCCTTTGTCAACCGAATGTATTAACAGTTGGAAATAATGAAGCGGATTTAGGTGTTCATCTGAAAGATTTATTCAAAAAATTCCCTTATATTTCTGCTAATTTAAGTGATGAATTGAATCAACCATTACCACATCTTCCGTCTAGTAAGCTCTTAAAAGTCTTGGATAAGACCATCTTAGTGATAGGACTAACGCCTTATTACAACGAACATTTAAAAGAAAATGGTTATAACAATTTTATGGTGATGGCTCATCTGAAAATACAAGAACCTTTTGCGTGTTTAAGAAGAGTTTTGGATGAAAGAAAAGGGCAGTATGATTATTGTCTTTTACTTTCCCATAGTGGTTATTTTGTGGATGAAAAGATTTTAGAAAATTTTAAAGAGATTGATTTTATCTTAGGTGGTCATTCCCATCAAAAGATTTGTTCTAATCGTTATTTGCAAGGTGGTAAAGGTGAATTTTTAGATGTTTTGACACTAGATGTTTTGGAAGATGGTATTCATTTTTTGAAAAGTGAACAGCTTGTTTTAGCCGATGAAAGAAGTTCTAGCTTTGATAAACAAATGAATATCTATTTAAATAAAGCAGATGCCATTTTAGAAAAGGAAATGGAAGTTTATGATGAGTTAATTTTTGATGCTTTTCATTCTTGTGAGCTGATGCGTTTTCTTTGTGATGCTTTATGGAAGGATTATGGACAAGATTTGGCTGTAATGCACCATGGTATTGCGAACCATTCTCTCCTTCGTCCGGTTAGTCAAAAATCATTGTTAGAAACTTTCCCATCGAAACTTAATCCAACCATGTATGAAATAAAGGGGAAAGAAATCTTAGAAGCCTATTATTTATCAAAGGTAGAAGATCATATTCGTCAATCGGGAAAGGGACCTGGGTTTCGAGGAAATGTTTTAGGTACATTGAGTTTTAGTACCAATGTGGAAGAAAAAGAAAATTGTCTTTTCGTAAATGGTGAAAAGATACTAGAAGAGAGAGTCTATTCGATTGTAACGGATGATTATTTACAAAGAGGAACAGGTTATCCGAGTTTAAAAGTGGCGGATGAGATTTGTCATTATGATAATCGCTTTATTCGTGATGTAATGGAACATCATTTAATGGACAAAGATTTATTTTGCCATATTAAGAACTTGAAAGTCCATTAA
- a CDS encoding ATP-binding cassette domain-containing protein, whose amino-acid sequence MLEIKKGTKAFGPNSVLRELDLTIPTGSIFGLVGINGAGKSTLLRTIAGVYRLNDGEILFEGKNTYLDANIRNEIAFVSDDLYFPTGSTIAGQRVFYENLYSFSKENYNRFLKMFELKEEMTISTLSKGNKRRVALLFALSIQPKLLLLDEAYDGLEPLIRLKFKKVLAQLVESEQLTVIISSHSLKELEDICDSFGILEDGKLLRTGDLLDSRDDLNKYQLVFKHDFTANDFKNFDVLHFEKEGHVYQLVIRGSKQEVQEELNNLNPLLLDVLPVNFEELFIYELESRGSLDE is encoded by the coding sequence ATGCTTGAAATCAAAAAAGGAACAAAAGCCTTTGGTCCAAACAGTGTTTTACGTGAATTGGATTTAACCATACCAACCGGTTCTATCTTCGGTTTGGTTGGTATCAATGGAGCAGGAAAATCGACTTTACTTCGTACTATTGCGGGAGTGTATCGATTGAACGATGGTGAAATTTTATTTGAAGGAAAAAATACCTATTTAGATGCGAACATACGTAATGAAATTGCGTTTGTGTCTGATGATTTGTACTTTCCAACCGGTTCTACTATTGCCGGTCAAAGAGTTTTTTACGAGAACTTATATTCCTTTTCTAAAGAAAATTACAATCGTTTTTTAAAGATGTTTGAATTAAAAGAGGAGATGACCATCTCCACTTTATCCAAAGGAAACAAAAGAAGAGTAGCGTTATTGTTTGCTTTATCCATTCAACCAAAGCTATTGCTTCTGGATGAGGCTTACGATGGCTTAGAACCTTTAATTCGTTTGAAATTTAAGAAGGTATTAGCACAACTGGTTGAAAGTGAGCAGTTAACCGTTATTATCTCATCGCATAGCTTGAAAGAATTGGAAGATATTTGTGATTCATTTGGTATCTTAGAGGACGGAAAGCTTCTTCGTACAGGGGATTTGTTGGATTCTAGGGATGATTTGAATAAATATCAGCTGGTTTTTAAACATGATTTCACAGCCAATGATTTCAAGAATTTCGATGTTCTTCATTTTGAAAAAGAAGGTCATGTTTATCAGTTGGTTATCCGTGGTTCAAAACAAGAGGTTCAAGAAGAACTTAATAACTTAAATCCATTACTGTTGGATGTATTACCGGTGAACTTTGAAGAATTATTTATTTATGAATTAGAAAGTAGAGGAAGCTTAGATGAGTAA
- a CDS encoding GntR family transcriptional regulator, with product MFLLNLQSKIPLQEQIKNQMIRFIEVGILKEEDRLPSVRQLAQDNGINPNTVMKAYSELEKQGFVYNIPKKGVYVAKINVEQSVEDEILDFLRPFQRNGMSQQCLEAIIQKLYREEGHA from the coding sequence ATGTTTCTATTAAATTTACAATCCAAGATACCTCTTCAAGAACAAATTAAGAATCAGATGATCCGTTTCATTGAAGTTGGTATTTTGAAGGAAGAAGATCGTTTGCCATCGGTTCGACAACTAGCTCAAGATAATGGGATTAATCCCAATACAGTGATGAAAGCGTATAGTGAGCTAGAAAAACAGGGTTTTGTGTACAACATTCCTAAAAAAGGTGTTTATGTCGCAAAAATCAATGTTGAACAAAGTGTGGAGGATGAAATTTTAGACTTTCTAAGACCATTCCAAAGAAATGGAATGAGCCAACAGTGTTTAGAAGCAATCATTCAAAAACTATATAGGGAGGAAGGACATGCTTGA
- the aspS gene encoding aspartate--tRNA ligase, with amino-acid sequence MLRNRENGSLRKEDIGKSVQLVGWVHTRRNFGSMVFVDLRDCSGLVQLVIQEEDIPEVKDIRSEYVLQVEGKVALRKDSNPKLETGDIEVLVSKMCVLNTAKTTPFPIKDDCDSLEETRLQYRYLDLKRPILQKNLMLRAKVKSVARRVLEEEGFLEVDTPTLARSTPEGARDYLVPSRIYPGKFWALPQSPQIYKQLCMIAGLDKYYQIARCYRDEDLRADRQPEFNQIDIEMSFADEEDIFAVVEKLMKTIWQETKGIDLKTPFKRISYFDSLNRFGCDKPDLRFGNEIQNVKDIFSKSDFVGFQEGLSVKGVIGALYFENVADKYSRKTLDQLQEFVRHGFGVKALAYLKKENNAYTGSIRKVISEEELKSLDERLQVQNNGLIFIISGIKNHSLSALGALRVRLGKELNLVPKGENDHFVWITDFPMFEYSEEEQRWVATHHPFTAIREQDIPYMTSNPERVLSRAYDLVLNGYELLSGSIRIHDQALQAKVFEAIGLTLEQAKEKFGFFLEAFQYGAPPHGGVGIGLERLVMCLAGTDNIRDVVAFPTTNSSMDLMSQSPNVVDTKQLDILGIAVKEEK; translated from the coding sequence ATGCTTAGAAATCGGGAAAATGGAAGTTTAAGAAAAGAAGATATTGGAAAAAGTGTTCAATTGGTTGGCTGGGTTCACACAAGAAGAAATTTCGGATCGATGGTGTTTGTGGATTTAAGAGATTGCTCAGGCTTGGTTCAACTGGTCATTCAAGAAGAAGATATTCCGGAAGTAAAGGATATTCGTAGCGAATATGTTTTACAAGTAGAAGGAAAAGTAGCCCTTCGTAAAGATTCGAATCCAAAGCTTGAAACGGGAGATATTGAGGTTCTTGTTTCTAAGATGTGTGTTTTAAATACCGCCAAGACGACACCATTTCCAATTAAAGATGATTGTGATTCTTTAGAAGAAACCCGTCTTCAATATCGCTATTTGGATTTAAAAAGACCAATCTTACAAAAGAATTTAATGTTAAGAGCAAAAGTGAAATCTGTTGCAAGAAGGGTATTGGAAGAAGAGGGATTTTTAGAAGTCGATACACCGACATTAGCTCGTTCAACCCCGGAAGGGGCACGTGACTACCTAGTGCCATCCCGTATTTATCCAGGAAAGTTTTGGGCTTTACCACAATCACCCCAGATTTATAAGCAATTATGTATGATTGCTGGATTGGATAAATACTATCAAATTGCTCGTTGTTACCGAGATGAAGACTTAAGAGCAGACCGCCAACCTGAATTTAACCAAATTGATATTGAAATGAGTTTTGCGGATGAAGAAGACATCTTTGCGGTGGTTGAAAAGTTGATGAAGACCATTTGGCAAGAAACCAAAGGAATCGACCTAAAGACACCATTTAAAAGAATTTCTTATTTTGATAGCTTAAATCGTTTTGGTTGTGATAAACCGGATTTACGTTTTGGAAATGAAATTCAAAATGTAAAAGACATCTTTTCTAAATCGGACTTTGTCGGTTTCCAAGAAGGATTAAGTGTTAAAGGAGTGATTGGGGCCTTATACTTTGAAAACGTAGCCGATAAGTATTCTCGTAAGACACTCGATCAACTTCAAGAATTTGTAAGACATGGCTTTGGAGTTAAAGCTCTAGCTTATTTGAAAAAAGAAAACAATGCTTATACAGGTTCGATTCGTAAAGTAATTAGCGAGGAAGAATTAAAATCTTTAGATGAAAGGCTTCAAGTTCAAAACAATGGTTTGATATTCATTATTTCAGGTATAAAAAATCATAGCTTAAGTGCTTTGGGGGCTTTACGTGTTCGTCTTGGTAAAGAATTGAATTTGGTTCCGAAAGGAGAAAATGACCATTTTGTTTGGATAACCGATTTCCCAATGTTTGAATACTCGGAAGAGGAACAACGTTGGGTAGCGACGCATCATCCTTTCACCGCTATTCGTGAACAAGATATTCCTTATATGACGTCTAATCCAGAGCGTGTATTATCTCGAGCTTATGACTTAGTTCTTAATGGTTATGAATTATTATCAGGCTCAATTCGTATTCATGATCAAGCCTTGCAAGCTAAGGTGTTTGAAGCCATTGGCTTAACTTTAGAACAAGCGAAAGAAAAGTTTGGTTTCTTTTTAGAAGCTTTCCAATATGGTGCCCCACCTCATGGTGGTGTGGGGATTGGCTTAGAGCGTTTGGTCATGTGTTTAGCTGGTACGGATAATATTCGTGATGTGGTGGCTTTTCCAACAACGAATTCTTCTATGGATTTGATGTCACAAAGTCCTAATGTAGTGGATACTAAGCAATTGGATATTCTTGGTATTGCTGTTAAAGAAGAAAAATAA